A DNA window from Halorubrum sp. DM2 contains the following coding sequences:
- a CDS encoding IclR family transcriptional regulator encodes MIGDATGRRLKTTRTSLEILRLILEHDGLTPAELDTMVDSSKSSICSHLNTLVDSRYLVKEGDTYRVSFRVALLGERARHRYPTGDDVEAVVDRLARKTGQEANFTVFEHGRLLACYGSSDDGDDETDVRYRSEYHLHNTAAGKAILAELDRNRVEAIVNEWGLPRESDETITDRDRLFDSLDEIGSQGYALVDGEFAPDLVAIGAPVRGTDGNIVGGLSVGGPKYRVGVSQLEREVTEDLLTAVDSLESLLGP; translated from the coding sequence ATGATCGGAGACGCAACCGGGCGACGACTCAAGACGACGCGTACCTCTCTCGAGATCCTCCGGCTTATCTTGGAACACGACGGACTCACGCCCGCCGAACTCGACACGATGGTCGACAGCTCGAAGAGTTCGATCTGTAGCCACCTCAACACGCTCGTGGACAGTCGCTACCTCGTGAAGGAGGGCGATACCTACCGAGTCAGCTTCAGAGTCGCCCTGCTGGGCGAGCGCGCGCGACACCGGTACCCGACCGGCGACGACGTCGAGGCGGTCGTCGACCGGCTGGCGCGAAAAACCGGCCAAGAGGCGAACTTCACGGTCTTTGAACACGGCCGACTACTCGCCTGCTACGGGTCCTCCGACGACGGGGACGACGAGACGGACGTTCGCTACCGGTCGGAGTACCACCTCCACAACACCGCCGCGGGAAAGGCGATCCTCGCCGAACTGGACAGGAATCGGGTGGAAGCCATCGTCAACGAGTGGGGGCTTCCCCGCGAGTCGGACGAGACGATCACGGATCGCGACCGACTGTTCGACTCGTTAGACGAGATCGGATCGCAGGGATACGCTCTAGTCGACGGCGAGTTCGCGCCGGATCTGGTCGCGATCGGCGCACCCGTCCGGGGCACCGACGGTAATATCGTCGGCGGGTTGAGTGTCGGCGGTCCGAAGTACCGCGTCGGGGTTTCACAGCTGGAACGCGAGGTCACCGAGGATCTGCTGACCGCCGTCGATTCGCTGGAGTCGCTGCTCGGCCCGTGA
- a CDS encoding GAF domain-containing protein has translation MVDSPDWDRTEVSQSVPDAFEGRLPEVLGSLQRLTGIGMWSYDVPRSELWWSDEAKRIHGFETEETPTVSDVVGRYAETDRQAVLDGLVAAIERGESFSLGVGYASDRTTERTIRLCCEPLVEEGATVALQGVVRDVTDMKRQEQRIEILRRTSQELRSASSKDEVAEILADAAKNVLGLVNTTVRLVDENRNVLQTTVATEECLERAGDRPNYTVTEDTPAARTYRTGEPVIHANHDQTEDDHSRGALQSGLYVPIGSHGVLSAGDVVVDAFDEYDLEAASLLGELGAEAITRIGWVKRSRAI, from the coding sequence ATGGTCGACTCACCGGACTGGGATCGGACCGAGGTCTCGCAGTCCGTCCCGGACGCGTTCGAGGGACGGCTGCCGGAGGTGCTCGGGAGCCTCCAACGGCTCACGGGCATCGGGATGTGGTCGTACGACGTGCCGCGGTCGGAGCTCTGGTGGAGCGACGAGGCGAAGCGGATCCACGGCTTCGAGACCGAGGAGACACCGACGGTTTCGGACGTCGTGGGGCGATACGCGGAGACGGATCGGCAAGCGGTCCTCGACGGCCTCGTGGCCGCCATCGAGCGCGGTGAATCGTTCTCTCTCGGCGTCGGCTACGCCAGCGATCGGACGACGGAACGAACGATACGACTCTGCTGTGAGCCCCTCGTCGAGGAGGGAGCAACTGTCGCGTTACAGGGCGTCGTGAGGGACGTGACGGATATGAAACGGCAGGAGCAGCGGATCGAGATCCTGCGTCGAACGAGCCAAGAGCTCCGGAGCGCGAGCTCGAAAGACGAGGTCGCGGAGATTCTGGCGGACGCCGCGAAGAACGTCCTCGGACTCGTGAACACGACCGTCCGCCTCGTCGACGAAAACCGGAACGTCCTCCAGACGACGGTGGCCACCGAGGAGTGCCTGGAGCGAGCCGGCGACCGACCGAACTACACCGTCACGGAGGACACGCCGGCCGCGCGGACGTATCGAACCGGGGAACCGGTCATCCACGCGAACCACGATCAGACGGAAGACGACCACAGCCGCGGAGCCCTCCAGTCGGGGCTGTACGTCCCGATCGGGAGTCACGGCGTCCTCAGCGCCGGTGATGTCGTCGTCGACGCCTTCGACGAGTACGACTTGGAGGCCGCGAGTTTACTGGGGGAACTCGGGGCAGAGGCGATCACTCGAATCGGGTGGGTGAAGCGGTCACGGGCCATCTGA
- a CDS encoding Tm-1-like ATP-binding domain-containing protein: MSIYIVGTLDTKGEEIGFARDVIESQGIDVHLVDVGVMGDPEIEPDTDAATVATAGGTDLESLRETGDRGAAVEAMGDGAAAIVTRAHEAGRLDGVLGLGGSGNTSMATAAMRALPVGVPKFMVSTVASGDTEPYVGHADIAMMYSVADIEGLNQLSRTVIANAALAVVGMISRDPDVETEEKPTIGITMFGVTTPSVQTAREWLEAQGYETIVFHATGTGGRAMESLVEEGVIDAVLDVTTTEWADELVGGVLSAGPERLEAAGNAGVPQVVSTGALDMVNFGPESSVPEEFADRHFHVHNPQVTLMRTTPEENVELGRIIAEKLNAATGPVTVALPLGGVSMLDAPGEEFHDPEADAALFDALREHLDDDVELIEMDANINDEEFALALAKRIDRYM; the protein is encoded by the coding sequence ATGAGCATCTACATCGTCGGGACGCTCGACACGAAGGGCGAGGAGATCGGCTTCGCCCGCGACGTGATCGAATCGCAGGGGATCGACGTCCACCTCGTCGACGTCGGCGTGATGGGCGACCCCGAGATCGAGCCGGACACCGACGCCGCGACGGTCGCGACGGCGGGCGGTACCGACCTCGAGTCGCTGCGCGAGACCGGCGACCGCGGCGCGGCCGTCGAGGCCATGGGTGACGGTGCCGCCGCGATCGTCACCCGAGCACACGAGGCGGGGCGGCTCGACGGCGTCCTCGGGCTCGGCGGCTCCGGCAACACGTCGATGGCGACGGCGGCGATGCGCGCGCTCCCGGTCGGCGTCCCGAAGTTCATGGTCTCGACGGTCGCGTCGGGTGACACGGAGCCGTATGTGGGTCACGCCGACATCGCGATGATGTACTCCGTCGCCGACATCGAGGGGCTCAACCAGCTCTCGCGAACCGTGATCGCCAACGCCGCGCTCGCGGTGGTGGGCATGATCTCCCGGGATCCCGACGTCGAGACCGAGGAGAAGCCGACGATCGGCATCACGATGTTCGGCGTGACGACGCCCTCCGTCCAGACCGCGCGCGAGTGGCTCGAAGCGCAGGGGTACGAGACGATCGTCTTCCACGCGACCGGAACGGGGGGCCGCGCGATGGAGTCGCTGGTCGAGGAGGGCGTCATCGACGCGGTGCTCGACGTCACGACCACGGAATGGGCGGACGAGCTCGTCGGCGGCGTCCTCTCGGCCGGACCGGAACGACTCGAGGCGGCGGGGAACGCCGGTGTCCCGCAGGTAGTCTCGACCGGCGCGCTCGACATGGTCAACTTCGGTCCGGAGTCGTCCGTTCCCGAGGAGTTCGCGGACCGTCACTTCCACGTCCACAATCCGCAGGTGACGCTGATGCGGACCACTCCCGAGGAGAACGTCGAGCTCGGCCGAATCATCGCGGAGAAACTCAACGCGGCGACCGGTCCGGTGACGGTCGCGCTCCCGCTCGGCGGCGTCTCCATGCTCGACGCGCCGGGCGAGGAGTTTCACGACCCCGAGGCCGACGCGGCGCTCTTCGACGCGCTCCGCGAACACCTCGACGACGACGTGGAGCTGATCGAGATGGACGCGAACATCAACGACGAGGAGTTCGCGCTGGCGCTCGCAAAGCGGATCGACCGGTACATGTGA
- a CDS encoding substrate-binding protein, with protein sequence MMNTQSQTDSTRRRYLKAIGATGLAAGFAGCTGGNGGDGGDGEYAPIGNFPPEGDTVSIGFNGPTSGALGPDGQDQEAGFDLAVQHLNNGGGLVDYWDRLSGDGIMGYEVEPTRADTAGSADTAQDNIERMIQQDNIQFWTGGMSSTVTMAMQNVAQREKIPFMGGNSTSASISGENCSRYYFHPTFHAEIIGMAMGDAAPSVLGEDRSLFHIYMDYSYGQSNRDAARKYLTENGPWEHAGQAAIAEGENDHSSQIQALEESGADTLYFSSFGNFAASGLAQLNDAGLTDDIDVIIPHVSAFTLDPLGADAEGVLGMEPWNPAADNEPSQVFIDSYRDEYDETPNQSSLHTYESMMVYAAAVEEAGTFHPPTVVRTLEEFEWSLAWGDSVFREADHQVERPWYLVQGVGDDRAEELGIRTEVVETTDPLIYGSDAFPATECAMGDNEYGDE encoded by the coding sequence ATGATGAATACGCAATCACAGACCGACAGCACGAGGCGACGCTATCTGAAAGCAATCGGCGCGACCGGCCTCGCGGCCGGTTTTGCCGGCTGTACGGGCGGTAACGGGGGTGACGGTGGCGACGGCGAATACGCGCCCATCGGGAACTTCCCCCCGGAGGGCGACACGGTGTCGATCGGATTCAACGGACCGACCTCCGGCGCGCTGGGGCCCGACGGACAGGACCAAGAGGCGGGCTTCGACCTCGCGGTCCAGCACCTCAACAACGGCGGCGGTCTCGTCGACTACTGGGACCGACTGAGCGGCGACGGCATCATGGGCTACGAGGTCGAGCCCACGAGGGCGGACACGGCCGGCAGCGCCGACACCGCACAGGACAACATCGAGCGGATGATCCAGCAGGACAACATCCAGTTCTGGACCGGCGGCATGTCCAGTACGGTGACGATGGCCATGCAAAACGTCGCGCAACGGGAGAAGATCCCGTTCATGGGTGGCAACTCCACGTCCGCCAGCATCTCGGGAGAGAACTGCTCGCGGTACTACTTCCACCCGACGTTCCACGCGGAGATTATCGGAATGGCGATGGGCGACGCCGCGCCCTCCGTCCTCGGTGAGGACCGCTCGCTGTTCCACATCTACATGGACTACTCGTACGGGCAGTCCAACCGGGACGCCGCCCGCAAGTACCTCACGGAGAACGGCCCCTGGGAGCACGCCGGACAGGCCGCCATCGCAGAGGGAGAGAACGACCACAGCTCGCAGATTCAGGCGCTCGAAGAGTCCGGTGCCGACACGCTGTACTTCTCCAGCTTCGGCAACTTCGCCGCCAGCGGGCTCGCACAGCTGAACGACGCCGGACTGACCGACGACATCGACGTCATCATCCCGCACGTCAGCGCGTTCACGCTCGACCCGCTCGGTGCCGACGCGGAGGGCGTCCTCGGCATGGAGCCGTGGAACCCCGCCGCCGACAATGAGCCGAGCCAGGTGTTCATCGATTCGTACCGAGACGAGTACGACGAGACGCCAAACCAGAGCTCGCTGCACACCTACGAGTCGATGATGGTCTACGCCGCCGCCGTCGAGGAGGCGGGCACGTTCCACCCGCCGACCGTGGTCCGCACGCTCGAGGAGTTCGAGTGGAGCCTCGCGTGGGGAGACTCGGTGTTCCGCGAGGCCGATCACCAGGTCGAGCGCCCGTGGTACCTCGTGCAGGGTGTCGGCGACGACCGAGCCGAGGAGCTCGGTATCCGCACGGAGGTCGTCGAGACGACCGATCCGCTGATCTACGGCTCCGACGCGTTCCCGGCAACGGAGTGCGCGATGGGCGACAACGAGTACGGCGACGAGTAG
- a CDS encoding branched-chain amino acid ABC transporter permease: MTLDAAVGFVFIALSVASLYLLVAIGLSIVFGSLKYVNMAHGVLYLGGAYIGLLIASEEEYGGLLSDYGAVGLDWGFVPALILTPIVIFAVGVAMERLLAKPFYDRDLLDQLLVTFGVLIAAQEVVAIVFGRTGTIFPRPEWLSGAISLPVIGTPPGLAAASTIRVLVVTLTLVLIGIIFAFFKYTDYGLAVRAGTEDSEMAEMLGIRVGRPFLLIFAIGAAYAGLAGVLGGSLFSVTTGIGMEIIIPSLVIVIMGGVGSLRGTVVGSLLAGLAFALATVVAPSMTQAIIYLLAIVVLTIRPSGIYPSARIGQ, translated from the coding sequence ATGACTCTCGACGCAGCCGTCGGATTCGTATTCATCGCCTTGAGCGTCGCATCCCTGTATCTGCTGGTCGCCATCGGCCTGTCAATCGTGTTCGGGTCGCTTAAATACGTGAACATGGCTCATGGCGTCCTCTATCTCGGCGGCGCGTACATCGGACTCCTCATCGCGTCCGAAGAGGAGTACGGCGGGCTCCTCTCCGACTACGGGGCGGTCGGCCTCGACTGGGGGTTCGTGCCGGCGTTAATCTTGACGCCGATCGTCATCTTCGCCGTCGGCGTCGCCATGGAACGGCTGCTCGCGAAGCCGTTCTACGACCGCGATCTGCTCGACCAGCTGCTGGTCACGTTCGGCGTCCTGATCGCCGCCCAGGAGGTTGTCGCCATCGTCTTCGGTCGGACGGGGACGATATTTCCCCGACCCGAATGGCTCTCGGGCGCGATCTCGCTTCCCGTAATCGGAACGCCGCCCGGGCTGGCCGCGGCGTCGACGATACGAGTGCTGGTCGTGACGCTCACGCTGGTGCTCATCGGGATCATCTTCGCGTTCTTCAAGTACACCGACTACGGGCTCGCGGTGCGGGCCGGGACCGAAGACTCCGAGATGGCCGAAATGCTGGGAATCCGGGTCGGTCGCCCATTCCTGCTTATCTTCGCGATCGGGGCCGCGTACGCGGGACTCGCCGGCGTGCTCGGCGGATCGCTGTTCAGTGTCACCACCGGGATCGGGATGGAGATCATCATTCCGTCGCTGGTGATCGTTATCATGGGCGGCGTCGGAAGCCTTCGCGGAACGGTCGTCGGCTCGCTGCTCGCCGGGCTCGCGTTCGCGCTGGCGACGGTGGTCGCGCCGAGCATGACCCAAGCGATCATCTACCTGCTGGCTATCGTCGTGTTGACAATTAGACCGAGCGGTATCTACCCCTCTGCGAGGATCGGACAATGA
- a CDS encoding branched-chain amino acid ABC transporter permease: MSTDNAQPDVEDESSLISVDAWDRIKHTERFIFLISVGFVLTFSYLFSRAPVISDVTQGYHGLTVTILIWSIFALGFNLLLGQTGLLSFGHAMFFGIASYATALFSIHVFNEPLTIVVVGVLSAVALGAVAALILLRLHTVYFAIVALAIGQFLYFLANNPLEGITQGINGLSVDRAPLLGIVDLNHRYGGILGEFVVDNLYLFVGVFFVGVVVFITRIRKSPYGLIFKAIRENETRASFVGLDVWRYKFAAFLLSAGISGLAGSLLAVNTQFAGVERLYWSISGDVVVMAVLGGLGTLAGPVIGTFVWFYFKGIVNGFPTLGNYWLLMLAVSFTAVVWAYPDGIWGMITSLTAELREPKTLAAKVKARVTGGSATEESDGGER; encoded by the coding sequence ATGAGCACTGATAACGCCCAACCCGACGTCGAGGACGAATCGTCGCTGATCAGCGTGGACGCGTGGGACCGGATCAAACACACCGAGCGGTTCATCTTCCTGATCTCGGTGGGGTTCGTCCTCACGTTCTCGTACCTGTTCAGTCGCGCACCCGTCATCTCGGACGTGACACAAGGGTACCACGGGCTCACGGTGACCATCCTCATCTGGTCTATCTTCGCGCTCGGGTTCAACCTCCTGTTGGGACAGACCGGACTCCTCTCGTTCGGACACGCGATGTTCTTCGGGATCGCGAGCTACGCGACCGCGCTGTTCTCGATCCACGTGTTCAACGAGCCGCTCACGATCGTCGTCGTCGGAGTGCTGTCCGCGGTCGCCCTCGGAGCGGTGGCGGCGCTCATCCTCCTCCGGCTCCACACGGTGTACTTCGCCATCGTCGCGCTGGCGATCGGCCAGTTCCTGTACTTCCTCGCGAACAACCCGCTCGAAGGGATCACACAGGGGATAAACGGGCTCTCAGTGGATCGAGCGCCGCTCCTCGGCATCGTCGATCTCAACCACCGGTACGGAGGGATTCTCGGGGAGTTCGTCGTGGACAACCTGTACCTCTTCGTCGGCGTCTTCTTCGTCGGCGTCGTCGTGTTCATCACCCGGATTCGCAAATCGCCCTACGGCCTGATCTTCAAGGCGATCCGCGAGAACGAGACCCGAGCGTCCTTCGTGGGGCTCGACGTCTGGCGCTACAAGTTCGCCGCGTTCCTCCTCTCGGCGGGAATATCGGGGCTCGCCGGCTCGCTTTTGGCGGTCAACACGCAGTTCGCCGGTGTCGAACGCCTGTACTGGTCGATCAGCGGGGACGTGGTCGTGATGGCGGTCCTCGGCGGTCTCGGTACGCTCGCCGGCCCGGTCATCGGCACGTTCGTGTGGTTCTACTTCAAGGGGATCGTTAACGGGTTCCCCACGCTCGGAAACTACTGGCTGCTCATGTTGGCGGTCTCGTTCACTGCGGTCGTGTGGGCGTACCCCGACGGAATCTGGGGAATGATCACGAGCCTCACGGCAGAGCTCCGGGAGCCGAAGACGCTCGCTGCGAAGGTGAAAGCCCGAGTGACGGGTGGCTCAGCTACCGAGGAGTCCGACGGGGGTGAGCGGTAA
- a CDS encoding ABC transporter ATP-binding protein, whose protein sequence is MALLETDELTKEFGGLTALKDVDIAVEEGELVSLIGPNGAGKSTLINTITGRLTPTEGTVTYAGTELVGMEPFEIAQLGVGRTFQTASILPELTVRENVQVAAFAAEHGSFRINFLSRRDSFDEVQRLTDDILDTIELDDKSETTAASLPYGDKRRLEVAIGLATDPDLLFMDEPTAGMSPAETEMTVDLIENLQSEWGITIFLVEHDMDIVFNISDRIFTLHQGELIAKGTPDEIRDHPAVREAYLGGEEQ, encoded by the coding sequence ATGGCACTGCTCGAAACAGACGAGTTGACGAAGGAGTTCGGCGGCCTTACGGCGCTCAAAGACGTCGACATCGCCGTCGAGGAGGGCGAGCTGGTGTCGCTCATCGGTCCCAACGGCGCGGGGAAGTCGACGCTCATCAACACGATCACGGGGCGGCTCACGCCGACCGAAGGAACGGTGACGTACGCGGGCACCGAACTCGTCGGGATGGAGCCCTTCGAGATCGCTCAACTGGGCGTGGGACGGACGTTCCAGACGGCGTCGATCCTGCCCGAACTCACCGTCCGCGAGAACGTTCAGGTCGCGGCGTTCGCGGCCGAACACGGCTCCTTCCGGATCAATTTCCTCAGCCGCCGGGACTCCTTCGACGAGGTTCAACGGTTGACGGACGACATCCTCGACACAATCGAACTCGACGACAAGTCGGAGACGACGGCCGCGTCGCTCCCGTATGGCGACAAGCGACGGCTAGAAGTCGCCATCGGACTCGCGACCGATCCGGACCTGCTGTTCATGGACGAGCCGACGGCGGGGATGTCGCCGGCGGAAACCGAGATGACCGTCGATCTCATCGAAAACCTTCAGTCGGAGTGGGGAATAACGATCTTCTTGGTCGAACACGACATGGACATCGTCTTCAACATCTCCGACCGGATCTTCACGCTTCACCAAGGCGAGCTCATCGCGAAGGGGACACCCGACGAGATCAGGGACCATCCGGCGGTTCGCGAGGCCTACCTCGGGGGTGAAGAGCAATGA
- a CDS encoding ABC transporter ATP-binding protein — MSLLELEDVHAHYGPSHILRGVSISIDEGEVVTLLGRNGAGKTTTVRSIAGTEPPQIRSGAIRFDGTDITDWPADDIAMGGIGVVPEGRRLFTELTVEENLELSTITRSWWNTIRRRGLGGGESTMEIGELYDLFPRLEERREQQAGTLSGGEQQMLSIARTLRLPDLDLLLLDEPTEGLAPQIVTAVGDAVEEIADRGLTVLLIEQNVREALRIADRGYVLDQGDIVYQGTTEDLENEDLDEYLVV; from the coding sequence ATGAGTCTGCTCGAACTCGAGGACGTCCACGCCCACTACGGACCGAGTCACATCCTCCGGGGCGTCTCGATATCCATCGACGAGGGAGAGGTTGTTACCCTTCTCGGACGCAACGGAGCCGGAAAGACGACGACCGTGCGCAGCATCGCCGGGACGGAGCCGCCACAGATTCGGTCGGGAGCTATCAGGTTCGACGGAACCGACATCACCGACTGGCCGGCCGACGACATCGCCATGGGTGGGATCGGCGTCGTCCCCGAGGGGCGGCGGCTGTTCACCGAGCTGACCGTCGAGGAGAATCTCGAGCTGTCGACCATCACGCGGAGCTGGTGGAACACCATCCGACGACGCGGGCTCGGAGGAGGCGAGAGCACCATGGAAATCGGCGAGCTCTACGACCTGTTCCCGCGCTTAGAGGAGCGGCGGGAACAGCAGGCGGGGACGCTCTCTGGCGGCGAACAGCAGATGCTGTCGATCGCGCGGACCCTCCGGCTGCCGGACCTCGACCTCCTCCTGTTAGACGAGCCCACCGAGGGGCTGGCCCCGCAGATCGTCACCGCGGTCGGTGACGCCGTCGAAGAGATCGCAGACAGGGGGTTGACGGTGCTGCTCATCGAACAGAACGTCCGCGAGGCGCTCCGGATCGCGGACCGCGGATACGTCCTCGACCAGGGAGATATCGTGTATCAGGGGACCACCGAGGACCTCGAAAACGAGGACCTCGACGAGTACCTCGTCGTCTGA
- a CDS encoding PQQ-binding-like beta-propeller repeat protein, producing MTNQNRRQFLAAASASALAFTAGCQRLSPSASGSHPVTEPIESWATFRGDRHNTGYTGDDSDIGTDPSPAWTYEADGPFWGSPVVADGTVFIGSADNALYALDAETGDEEWTFAADHRIEATPAYSDGTVYVGSYDKRLYAVDAAAGTERWSRSFDGLIRGSPTPWDGSIIVGVGCHNLACAWYADEEGAPENGWIYSLDAATGETDWRVDVGTEVVSTPAVADDTVYVGDSDGILHALDPASGDTRWTYETRDMIWSSPAVAYGTVFITDWNGNVHAVDAETGDEAWLADTAGRYISGSVAVDEEGVYVGHTPYNTLDDPTTNYAKVFRFDRRTGEEDWAFETSALEIGSSPVVTTDRVYVGSHRQTEEGDSTVGIHALTTDGEEEWFVEIGGRGVGSSPALVDGRLYFGGTDATVYAME from the coding sequence ATGACGAACCAAAACCGACGACAGTTCCTCGCGGCGGCCTCGGCGTCCGCGCTTGCTTTCACTGCGGGCTGTCAGCGGCTGTCGCCGTCCGCGTCGGGGAGCCATCCCGTCACGGAACCGATCGAGTCGTGGGCGACGTTTCGCGGCGACCGACACAACACCGGCTACACGGGCGACGACTCCGACATCGGCACCGACCCGTCGCCGGCGTGGACGTACGAGGCGGACGGTCCGTTCTGGGGGAGTCCGGTGGTCGCCGACGGGACCGTGTTCATCGGGAGCGCCGATAACGCACTGTACGCGCTCGACGCCGAGACGGGCGACGAGGAGTGGACGTTTGCGGCCGACCACCGGATCGAGGCGACGCCGGCGTACAGCGACGGAACGGTCTACGTCGGATCGTACGACAAGCGCCTGTACGCCGTCGACGCGGCGGCGGGAACCGAGCGCTGGTCGCGCTCGTTCGACGGGCTGATCCGCGGCAGTCCGACGCCGTGGGACGGGTCGATCATCGTGGGCGTCGGCTGTCACAACCTCGCGTGCGCGTGGTACGCCGACGAAGAAGGGGCCCCCGAGAACGGGTGGATCTACTCGCTCGACGCGGCGACCGGAGAGACCGACTGGCGGGTCGACGTGGGTACGGAAGTCGTGAGCACCCCGGCCGTGGCCGACGACACCGTCTACGTCGGCGACTCCGACGGCATCCTCCACGCGCTGGATCCCGCCTCGGGGGACACGCGCTGGACCTACGAAACCCGCGACATGATCTGGTCGAGTCCCGCGGTCGCGTACGGAACGGTGTTCATCACCGACTGGAACGGGAACGTCCACGCCGTCGACGCCGAAACCGGCGATGAGGCGTGGCTCGCCGACACGGCCGGGCGCTACATCTCCGGCTCCGTCGCCGTCGACGAAGAAGGCGTCTACGTCGGCCACACGCCGTACAACACCCTCGACGACCCGACCACGAACTACGCGAAGGTGTTCCGGTTCGATCGTCGAACCGGCGAGGAGGACTGGGCCTTCGAGACGTCGGCGCTGGAGATCGGAAGCAGCCCGGTCGTGACGACCGACCGCGTCTACGTCGGCAGCCACCGACAGACCGAGGAGGGAGACAGCACCGTCGGCATCCACGCGCTCACGACAGACGGCGAGGAGGAGTGGTTCGTCGAGATCGGCGGTCGGGGCGTCGGTTCCAGCCCGGCGCTCGTCGACGGACGGCTGTACTTCGGCGGAACCGACGCGACCGTGTACGCGATGGAGTGA
- a CDS encoding phosphoenolpyruvate hydrolase family protein: MKYDRAESLERVESTIEAGEPVIGAGAGTGISAKFAERGGVDLLIIYNSGRYRMNGRGSLAGLLPYGDANEIVVEMGHEVIPVVEDTPVLAGVNGTDPFREMDVFIEDLRRRGFSGVQNFPTVGLIDEDSDFRQNLEETGMGYDEEVEMIREASDQGMLTCPYVFTEEQAESMAEAGADVIVSHMGLTTSGDIGAETALDLDEASERVQAHHDAAKSVREDVHVICHGGPIAWPDDAEYVLNNTEGIVGFFGASSIERLATEEAIENQARKFKEIDF; encoded by the coding sequence ATGAAATACGACCGTGCGGAATCACTCGAACGGGTAGAATCGACTATCGAAGCGGGCGAGCCGGTCATCGGAGCGGGTGCGGGGACGGGGATCTCGGCGAAGTTCGCCGAGCGGGGCGGCGTCGACCTCCTCATCATCTACAACTCCGGGCGGTACCGGATGAACGGGCGCGGGTCGCTCGCGGGGCTGCTTCCGTACGGGGACGCAAACGAAATCGTCGTGGAGATGGGCCACGAGGTCATCCCGGTCGTCGAGGACACGCCGGTACTCGCGGGCGTCAACGGAACGGACCCGTTCCGTGAGATGGACGTGTTCATCGAGGACCTGCGTCGGCGCGGCTTCTCCGGCGTACAGAACTTCCCGACCGTCGGTCTCATCGACGAGGACAGCGACTTCCGACAGAACCTCGAGGAGACCGGAATGGGATACGACGAGGAGGTAGAGATGATCCGCGAGGCCAGCGATCAGGGAATGCTGACCTGCCCGTACGTATTTACCGAGGAGCAGGCGGAGTCGATGGCGGAGGCGGGCGCTGACGTGATCGTCTCGCACATGGGACTGACCACCTCCGGCGACATCGGCGCGGAGACGGCGCTCGATCTGGACGAGGCGTCCGAGCGCGTCCAAGCGCACCACGACGCCGCCAAGTCCGTCCGCGAGGACGTCCACGTCATCTGTCACGGAGGGCCAATCGCCTGGCCCGACGACGCCGAGTACGTCCTCAACAACACGGAGGGCATCGTCGGGTTCTTCGGGGCGTCGAGCATCGAACGGCTCGCGACCGAGGAGGCGATCGAGAATCAGGCGCGCAAGTTCAAAGAGATCGACTTCTGA
- a CDS encoding cupin domain-containing protein, which translates to MVAEKRFVSPDDVETIQLDWGTIKWMNTPSVTGAAEFSAGVVVLEPGKGHERHTHPDSEEILYFLSGEGEQTIADEKRTVGAGEMVHIPSGVEHSTINTSWEPLRFLAAYGPPGPEAEIREDEDATVFPPGEFPED; encoded by the coding sequence ATGGTAGCTGAAAAGCGGTTCGTCAGTCCGGACGATGTCGAAACGATCCAGCTCGACTGGGGGACGATCAAGTGGATGAACACTCCGTCCGTCACTGGCGCAGCGGAATTCAGCGCCGGTGTCGTGGTGCTCGAACCGGGGAAAGGCCACGAGCGACACACGCATCCCGACTCCGAAGAGATCCTGTACTTCCTCAGCGGAGAGGGGGAACAGACCATCGCCGACGAGAAGCGGACCGTCGGAGCGGGCGAGATGGTACATATCCCGAGCGGCGTCGAACACAGCACGATCAACACGTCGTGGGAGCCACTTCGGTTCCTCGCGGCGTACGGTCCGCCGGGTCCGGAGGCCGAGATCCGCGAGGACGAGGACGCAACGGTGTTCCCGCCGGGTGAGTTCCCCGAAGACTGA